In the genome of Candidatus Zixiibacteriota bacterium, the window AGATTCGACGGTGAGACGGATGCAATAGACAGGAATGCCGCCGGCTCTTTCCTTGGTGGAAAAAAAGGAGAGAGTATGGCGCGAAGAATATTGGGGGCGTACGACTGGGTACTGCCGAAACGGGGGAATGAGGCTGACCGTCTTTTATATCCTCCTTACTCCGGTCCTCTACAGCAGAAAATTATTGCGGCGGTAGAAAGCGCCCTGGCGCGGCTGCCGTCAGTCGAAAAAGAGATTATCGAGCGGTACTATTATCAGGGACAGTCTATTGGGGAGATAGCGGAAGCGCTCATAAGCACGGTTGGTTCGGTGGAGCGGAGACGTCAGAATGCCATCCGTAAATTGCGGAAATACCTATCAACCTTTGTGAAGGAGCATTTTGGGATTGAAGTCCGCGATTTGGCCAAGTGCGTTATCTGCGACTCGCCCTTTCGAATTGAAATAGAGCGGCTCATTGCCAGCAAACCGGCGGAGGAGAACTGGAGAAAGCTGCTCCGCTGTCTCCGAGAGAAATACCGCCTTGATATAAAGGCGCCGCAGACCATAGTGAGTCATATCAAGTTTCATCGGGAGGAAGAATAAAATGGATGAAGACCGGCCGTCTTTGAAGATGCGGGGAGAACATTGTCTTACCGTATTTGTCTCTTATGAATTTAAGGAGCGCTTGACCAGACTGGCGAACCGTCACGACCGGACTGTTGCCGATATGGTGCGGACATTGCTCAGGGTAGGCATTCCGGTGCTGGAAGGACTCACGGAAGCGGAGGAAGAGATGCTCAAAGAATATGTTGCTTTTTTTCGTAAGTTCAGGAAAATGCGCCACTTGAAGGAATTATAAAGATACTTGGAGGGCATTTTTCCCTTGAAAATAACTTATCAAATTTTTATAATGGATTTTTACAGGCAATTATATGTACGCAAAGCAAAGGACCATTCGAAGACCGATATCGTTAGAAGGAATCGGCCTGCATACCGGAAATACCACCCGGATGACTTTTAAGCCGGCCCTTCCTGACAGCGGTGTTCGTTTCATCCGCGCCGACCTGCCGGGGCGCCCCGCGGTGATGGCAAATATTGACTATGTGGTCGATATATCGCGCGGAACTACTCTGGCTAACGGCGATGCCAAGGTGCATACGGTAGAGCATGTCCTGGCGGCAATCTCAGGGCTCCAGCTGGACAATCTCGATATTGAACTGGAATCCAATGAACCGCCGGTGGGGGATGGCTCGGCATTGCCTTATGTGGAGAAAATACTGGAGGCGGGGATTGAAAATCAGGATGCCGACCGCCGCTATCTGGAAATTGACAGCACGATGTTACATTCGGAGCCGGAGCGGGGAGTCGATATCGTGGTGACTCCCTCCGACACGTTTCGCATTACTTTCATGATAGATTACAAGAATCCGGCGCTGGGGACGCAATATACGACTCTTATGGACCTCGATTCGGAGTTTGCCACTGAGTTCGCGCCGGCGCGGACCTTCTGCTTTCTCTCCGAAGTGGAACACCTTAAACAGAACGGATTGATAAAGGGAGGCGGACTGCAGAACGCCATCGTCATTTATGATTCTGATCTGGGACAGGTTGAGGTAGACCGGATAAGGAAGGCTCTGGATTTGAAAGATGAAGCGTTTGTGGGGCAGACCGGAATCATCAACGATATTCCCCTTCGCTTTCCCAACGAACCGGTGCGGCATAAAGCGCTGGACCTGATTGGCGACCTCTTTTTAATAGGGGTGCCGATAAAAGGGCATATACTGGCGGCCCGCTCCGGTCATAAAGCCAATGTGGAGTTGGTGAAGAAAATCCGGGCGTTTTATGAAAAGAAACAGCTTGCCAAGAAATATCAAAAGGCGAATCTGGAGCCGTTTTTGGATATCGAAGGGATAATGAAGATAATGCCCCACCGGTATCCTTTTCTTCTGATTGACAGAGTTCTCGACCTGGAGCCGGAAAAGCGGGTGGTGGCTATAAAGAATGTGACCTTCAATGAGCCGTTTTTTACGGGCCACTTTCCGGGGCATCCTATCATGCCGGGGGTGCTGATTATTGAAGCGATGGCTCAAGCGGGCGGAATTCTTCTTTTGAAAGCGGTGCAGGAGCCGGAAACAAAATTGGTCTATTTCATGTCGCTGGACAATGTCAAATTTCGCCGTCCGGTTCGTCCCGGGGATACCCTGAGATTTGAGCTCGATATGGTGGCGTTTCGGAGAAGCGCCTGCAAAATGAAAGGGAAGGCTTTTGTGGAAGACGCCGTAGTTGCTGAAGCGGAGATGATGGCAATGGTGGTGGACCGATGAGGAATATTCATCCCACCGCCCTTGTTGACCCCAAAGCGGAATTGGGGGAGGATGTGCAGGTTGGTCCGTATTCCGTGATAGAGGCAGACACTAAAATAGGCGACAATGTCTCGATCGGGGCTAATTGCTATATTGCCGCATATACTGAGTTGAAACCGCATGTGACGGTATTTCATGGCGCGGTATTGGGGACGGTTCCTCAGGACCTGAAATTCAAAGGGGAAAGAACGCGCCTGGTAATCGATGAGCATACTACCATTCGCGAATTTGTAATGATTAATCGCGGCACGGCGCAGCACGGCGAGACCTCGATTGGGAAGAACTGTTTTATCATGGCTTACGCTCATGTGGCGCACGACTGTATCATCGGCAATAATGTAATAATGGCTAATGCCGTCAATCTTGCCGGGCATGTGGAAATC includes:
- a CDS encoding sigma-70 family RNA polymerase sigma factor, yielding MARRILGAYDWVLPKRGNEADRLLYPPYSGPLQQKIIAAVESALARLPSVEKEIIERYYYQGQSIGEIAEALISTVGSVERRRQNAIRKLRKYLSTFVKEHFGIEVRDLAKCVICDSPFRIEIERLIASKPAEENWRKLLRCLREKYRLDIKAPQTIVSHIKFHREEE
- a CDS encoding bifunctional UDP-3-O-[3-hydroxymyristoyl] N-acetylglucosamine deacetylase/3-hydroxyacyl-ACP dehydratase: MYAKQRTIRRPISLEGIGLHTGNTTRMTFKPALPDSGVRFIRADLPGRPAVMANIDYVVDISRGTTLANGDAKVHTVEHVLAAISGLQLDNLDIELESNEPPVGDGSALPYVEKILEAGIENQDADRRYLEIDSTMLHSEPERGVDIVVTPSDTFRITFMIDYKNPALGTQYTTLMDLDSEFATEFAPARTFCFLSEVEHLKQNGLIKGGGLQNAIVIYDSDLGQVEVDRIRKALDLKDEAFVGQTGIINDIPLRFPNEPVRHKALDLIGDLFLIGVPIKGHILAARSGHKANVELVKKIRAFYEKKQLAKKYQKANLEPFLDIEGIMKIMPHRYPFLLIDRVLDLEPEKRVVAIKNVTFNEPFFTGHFPGHPIMPGVLIIEAMAQAGGILLLKAVQEPETKLVYFMSLDNVKFRRPVRPGDTLRFELDMVAFRRSACKMKGKAFVEDAVVAEAEMMAMVVDR
- the lpxA gene encoding acyl-ACP--UDP-N-acetylglucosamine O-acyltransferase, encoding MRNIHPTALVDPKAELGEDVQVGPYSVIEADTKIGDNVSIGANCYIAAYTELKPHVTVFHGAVLGTVPQDLKFKGERTRLVIDEHTTIREFVMINRGTAQHGETSIGKNCFIMAYAHVAHDCIIGNNVIMANAVNLAGHVEIGDYAIIGGVVPVHQFVKIGAHSMVGGGFRVPQDICPFSLAAGYPLKIVGLNQVGLRRRGFKPDTLHTLEKAFKILFYSGLNTSQAVEKIKSEVPSIAEINLMLDFIKNSSRGLIK